The sequence CCACCAGCAAGGCCGCGGACCTGCTCGACATCAGCGTGCGCACCATCCAGTACCGTATTCACGAGTATGGGCTTTCGCGCAGCTCGAAGCGCGCGGGCTCCTGAGCCACGCGGCGCGCTCCCTTCGCGGGGCGCGCCGACGCAGCCGGCCCAGACCTCGACCGGCGCGCCGTCAGCCCGCGGACGCGGGCTTCTCGCGCACCACGAACACCGAGCGATCCGCGTGGTTGACCACGCGTGACGCCGTGGTGCCGATGAGGCGATCGAGCCCGCCGTAGCCGTGCGAGCCGATGACGATGAGATCGACGTTCTCGGACTTGGCGACGCGACAGATGATGTCCCACGCCGTACCAATCTCGACGAGCGTGCCCTGAACGAGGTCGGCCGGGAGCTTCGCCACGATGCCCTCGAGGACCTTCTTCGAGTTCTCGATGAGGATCCCGCTGAGGTCGAGCGTGCTCACCGCCCAGAAATGGGCGGGCACCTCGGGAGGCAAGCCGACCGACGTCACGAGCAGCAGCTTCCCGCCGAGCCGCTCGGCCATTCGCGCCGCCTGCTCGACGACGAGCGGGGTGCGTGTCGAGCCGTCCACGCCTACGAGGATTGTCGTCATGGGCACCACTCTACCGAACCGGCTCGCCGAGCGCGAGGGTCGAGAGCTCACGCGCCACCCCCTCGAAGCCAGACGACCGCGAAGCGTGGCAGTCGGCCCCCGCCGAGGGCGCGAGCCCCCCGCGGACGCCTTGCGCGACGCCGACGGCGCCAAGCGTGACGATCGCCACCCCCGCCGCGCGCCTCGCCCACGGTCGCTGAACGAGCCGCCGCGCGAAGCCCACGAACGCGTCGACGAAGAGGAGCCACGGCAGCGCACCCAGGCCAAACGCGAGCATCCCCACGGCGCCCCAGCCTGGTTCGCCGACGCTCGCGCAGACCGCGACGGCCGAGTACACGAGCCCGCACGGCAACATCGCCCAGAGCCCACCGGCGGCGAGCGCGGCGGGCAGAGTGCGGAGCGGGAGCAACCGCCCGAGCGCAGCGCGCACGCGAGCGCCGAGACGCCCCTCGAGCGGGAGGCGCACCTCACCGGCCGGCAGCGCACCGGCGAGACGCAAACCGTAGAGGACGACGAACACCGCCGCGACCACGCGCGCGCCGGCGCCGAGCGCGGGCCACGCGCGCACCCCGGCCGCCCCCCAAAGGCTCGCGAGGAGCCCAAGGACCGCGTACGCAGAGAGGCGCCCACCGTGAAACACCGCGAGCGCGAGCGCGCGACGCGCGCCTCGAGCCTCGAGCCTGGACGAAAACAGGCCGACCAAAGGACCGCACATGCCCACGCAGTGGGTGCCCCCGAAGAGGCCGAGGAGCGCCAGGGCGAGGAGGGTCCGCGGCGTCACGGGGAGTTGGGTCCCAAGAACTGCGCCTGGAGCTCGATGGCCTCTGCCTCGCCCGCGCGCCGGACGTGAAAGCGCAC comes from Myxococcales bacterium and encodes:
- a CDS encoding sulfite exporter TauE/SafE family protein; this translates as MTPRTLLALALLGLFGGTHCVGMCGPLVGLFSSRLEARGARRALALAVFHGGRLSAYAVLGLLASLWGAAGVRAWPALGAGARVVAAVFVVLYGLRLAGALPAGEVRLPLEGRLGARVRAALGRLLPLRTLPAALAAGGLWAMLPCGLVYSAVAVCASVGEPGWGAVGMLAFGLGALPWLLFVDAFVGFARRLVQRPWARRAAGVAIVTLGAVGVAQGVRGGLAPSAGADCHASRSSGFEGVARELSTLALGEPVR
- a CDS encoding universal stress protein, whose protein sequence is MTTILVGVDGSTRTPLVVEQAARMAERLGGKLLLVTSVGLPPEVPAHFWAVSTLDLSGILIENSKKVLEGIVAKLPADLVQGTLVEIGTAWDIICRVAKSENVDLIVIGSHGYGGLDRLIGTTASRVVNHADRSVFVVREKPASAG